TGCTGGATGGGCTCTCCTATGAAGGCCGACACCTGATCCGGGTCCTCAAAGAGGATTAGTTTCTCTATGTCCCTGGCGCAGGCCAGATCGCAGGCAGGATAGCTCAGGTGAATGGGGCAGCGATAGCAGTAAGGAGACTCTGCAAAGATCACGCCCGGACCCAGAGGTTCCATGATCTGCCGCATGGGCAATACGGTGCCCAGGGCTCTCAGGGCCCCACCCGTCACTCCGTGATACGCCCCCCTTCTGGAGATGATCTTGTGTCTTGTCTTTTCCCCCTTGAAGTGTTGTGAGTGACGGGCCAACTTGAAGGCCGTTTCCACAGCTTCCGAGCCACCGCTCACAAAGGTGAACCATTGAAGCTCCCCAGGCACGAGCCCGGCCAGTTTCTGGGCCAACTCCAATGCGGGTTCATTGGCATATTGCATGGGAGTAATATAGGGAAGCTTCACAATCTGCTCGTAAACAGCCCGGGCTATCTCCTCCCTACCGTAGCCCACGTGCACGGGCCTGGTGTTCCCCGCGGTCAGATCCAGGTACTTCTGACCCTGCTTGTCCCAAAGCCACACCCCTTCCCCCTTGACCATCACCAAGGCTCTTTCCCACTCCGCTTTGGCCGTACGCTGTAAGATCAGATGTCCGCCCATACATCACCCCCGTTTTCTACATTCTCTGTACATTTCCGCGGCATTGTAAGAACTCCTCACTAGAGGCCCACTGGCTACAAAGGAAAATCCCATTTTCAGCCCTGTTTCTCTCCAGGAATCGAACTCCTCGGGTGGGACGTAACGCTCCACTGGCAGATGCTGCTTTGAGGGGCTCAAGTACTGACCCAGGGTCAGCAGCCTGCAGTCCTTGTCCAAGAGATCCTCCAAGACCTTTTGCACCTCCCAGGGTTCTTCCCCCAGGCCCAGCATGAGCCCGCTCTTGGTGAGAACTCCAGGAGCCAAGGCACGGGCCCTTTGCAGAAGCCCAAGAGACCTGCTGTAATCGGCCTGAGGTCTGACTCTGGGATAAAGTCTTAAAACGGTCTCCAGATTGTGGTTCAAAACATGGGGCCCTGCTTCCAATACCTTGGAGAGGGACTCCTCTGAGCCCTTGAAGTCCGGCACCAAAACCTCCACCTTGGCTTGAGGCAAAATGGCTCGTATCTCCCTTATGGTCTTGGCGAAATGGGCCGCCCCGCCATCGGGGAGGTCATCCCTGGTGACCGAGGTGACCACCACATACTCCAGGCCCATGGAGCGAGCAGCCTCTGCCACCCTCCTGGGCTCATCAGGATCTGGCGGGCCCTGGGGCCCGTGGCCAACTGCGCAAAAGCCGCAGTTCCTAGTACAGCGGTCCCCAAGTATCAAGAAAGTGGCGGTGCTGTTGGAGAAGCACCTTCCCTGATTGGGACAGTGGGCCTCCTGGCAAACGGTGTGGAGC
The sequence above is drawn from the bacterium genome and encodes:
- a CDS encoding aspartate aminotransferase family protein, which codes for MGGHLILQRTAKAEWERALVMVKGEGVWLWDKQGQKYLDLTAGNTRPVHVGYGREEIARAVYEQIVKLPYITPMQYANEPALELAQKLAGLVPGELQWFTFVSGGSEAVETAFKLARHSQHFKGEKTRHKIISRRGAYHGVTGGALRALGTVLPMRQIMEPLGPGVIFAESPYCYRCPIHLSYPACDLACARDIEKLILFEDPDQVSAFIGEPIQQGFGACAPPEEYWPLVREICDRYGVLLIDDEVICGFGRTGLWFGIEHFKIKPDLMTMAKGISSGYVPLGAVGCSKQVVEPIQVLNHLHTYGNHPVACAAALKNLEIMEREHLVERAMETGSYFLERLKELECHPVVGEARGTGLWLALDLTQDKKTRSPFPMERMARLVYKARQKGLIIRSMGNALEFAPALNISKEEIDHGVGILKKILEQEN
- the lipA gene encoding lipoyl synthase → METKPKPPWLKIRLPSGATYRRVEVLLHQARLHTVCQEAHCPNQGRCFSNSTATFLILGDRCTRNCGFCAVGHGPQGPPDPDEPRRVAEAARSMGLEYVVVTSVTRDDLPDGGAAHFAKTIREIRAILPQAKVEVLVPDFKGSEESLSKVLEAGPHVLNHNLETVLRLYPRVRPQADYSRSLGLLQRARALAPGVLTKSGLMLGLGEEPWEVQKVLEDLLDKDCRLLTLGQYLSPSKQHLPVERYVPPEEFDSWRETGLKMGFSFVASGPLVRSSYNAAEMYRECRKRG